The following are encoded together in the Proteiniphilum saccharofermentans genome:
- a CDS encoding ISAs1 family transposase has translation MTSPATSLHRYFECIPDHRINRNKKHLLSDIIILSILAVICGAESWDSIELFGKTKLSFLKTFLKLPNGIPSHDTINRVFSSLRPRLFEEAFIKWVDSLKDEHITKEVISLDGKCIKGSKDSFHEKNPIYMVSAWASENQLVLGQLKVDEKSNEITAIPLLLDLLDIEGSIITIDAIGTQTKIAEKIIENKADYILSVKGNQKELLSQVEDSFNRHNPDSVDQVTEKGHGRIETRTCEIISNLGFIDNREHWKGLKTIVRITAHRDTGKKQETETRFYISSVIDQAANFNTFIRQHWGIENKLHWTLDMVFDEDRQRKRAKNSAQNFSFIRKIALNLLKQDTSKGSLVSKRLKAGWDDNFLLQLLKI, from the coding sequence ATGACAAGTCCAGCCACTTCTTTGCACCGGTATTTTGAGTGCATTCCCGACCACCGAATCAACAGGAACAAGAAACACCTGCTATCCGACATCATAATCCTGTCGATACTCGCCGTTATTTGTGGGGCGGAATCGTGGGATTCAATTGAACTTTTCGGCAAGACAAAACTTTCATTCCTGAAAACGTTCCTCAAACTGCCCAACGGTATCCCCTCACACGATACGATTAACAGGGTGTTTTCCAGTTTACGTCCACGTCTTTTTGAAGAAGCTTTCATCAAATGGGTTGATTCTTTAAAGGATGAGCATATCACAAAAGAGGTTATCAGCTTGGACGGCAAGTGTATAAAAGGGTCCAAAGACAGCTTTCATGAAAAGAACCCCATCTACATGGTCAGCGCCTGGGCATCAGAAAACCAATTGGTCCTGGGCCAACTCAAGGTGGATGAGAAAAGCAATGAGATCACGGCCATCCCGTTATTGCTGGACCTGCTTGACATAGAAGGAAGCATTATTACCATAGATGCCATTGGTACCCAAACGAAGATTGCTGAAAAAATCATAGAAAATAAAGCGGATTATATCCTTTCGGTCAAGGGTAACCAGAAAGAGCTTTTGTCCCAGGTGGAGGACAGTTTCAACCGGCATAATCCGGACTCGGTCGATCAGGTGACGGAAAAAGGGCACGGACGGATTGAAACACGTACCTGTGAAATTATCTCGAACCTGGGTTTCATCGACAACAGGGAACACTGGAAAGGACTCAAGACGATTGTCAGGATTACTGCCCACAGGGACACGGGTAAAAAACAGGAGACCGAAACCCGTTTCTACATTAGCAGTGTCATTGACCAAGCAGCAAACTTCAACACTTTTATACGTCAGCACTGGGGCATTGAAAACAAACTCCACTGGACATTGGACATGGTTTTTGACGAAGACCGGCAAAGGAAAAGGGCGAAGAACTCCGCCCAAAACTTTTCCTTCATCAGAAAAATAGCACTCAACCTTCTAAAACAAGACACATCGAAGGGTTCTTTGGTTTCAAAACGTCTCAAGGCCGGGTGGGATGACAACTTTTTGCTACAGTTGTTGAAAATTTAA
- a CDS encoding glycoside hydrolase family 16 protein: protein MTRNTILVMILALTAGLVACTGQKSDPDKFRKGWTLAWEDDFDGKTGLDTWSKIPRGKQHMSRYMSDNEALYILEDGLLVLRGVENAGNNAEIPFLTGGITRQGVKKNSVSRVEVRARMNPVAGAVPFVSLLPSDGTGNIAIDIMERYGYDEFIYQSVTSQYTTTEGMPDNPPSSALVGVNPNQFHTYGVETYPDSVVFFVDNNRTKKYPRILTDIPGQFPFNDMDLDLFIGIRLNKDTDSTELPVDMFIDWVRYYEPETNN, encoded by the coding sequence ATGACACGTAACACAATCTTAGTAATGATTCTTGCACTTACAGCCGGACTGGTTGCTTGTACAGGACAAAAAAGTGATCCGGATAAATTCAGAAAAGGGTGGACTCTGGCATGGGAGGATGATTTTGATGGTAAAACAGGGCTGGATACCTGGTCAAAGATACCCAGAGGAAAACAACACATGAGCCGATATATGAGTGACAATGAAGCTCTCTATATCTTGGAAGACGGACTACTTGTACTCCGGGGAGTAGAGAATGCCGGGAATAATGCGGAAATTCCATTTCTTACCGGAGGTATTACCCGGCAAGGGGTGAAAAAGAACAGTGTAAGCAGGGTTGAAGTAAGGGCTCGCATGAATCCGGTAGCGGGGGCTGTACCGTTTGTTTCATTACTCCCTTCGGATGGAACCGGGAATATCGCTATCGATATCATGGAGCGGTATGGTTATGACGAGTTCATCTACCAGTCAGTTACCTCACAATATACCACCACAGAGGGGATGCCGGATAATCCGCCTTCCAGCGCATTGGTCGGTGTAAATCCCAATCAATTCCATACCTATGGGGTGGAGACCTATCCTGACAGTGTTGTGTTTTTTGTGGATAATAACCGTACTAAAAAATACCCACGTATCTTGACTGATATCCCGGGACAGTTCCCGTTCAATGACATGGATCTTGATCTGTTTATTGGGATCCGGCTCAATAAAGATACTGACTCTACTGAATTACCTGTAGATATGTTTATCGACTGGGTACGCTATTACGAACCGGAAACGAATAATTAA
- a CDS encoding pyridoxal phosphate-dependent aminotransferase, with translation MPHISQRGIQMPPSPIRKLAPLSDAAKAKGVKVYHLNIGQPDLPSPTSALDAIRNIDRTTLEYSPSDGYRFYRENLVDYYKKFNISLTPEEIIVTAGGSEAVLYAFMACLNPDDEIIVPEPAYANYMAFAISAGAIIRTIPSTMETGFALPPVEEFEKLINERTKGILICNPNNPTGYVYTPHEMEQIRQLVKKYDLYLFSDEVYREFIYNDTPYISACHLKDVEENVVLIDSVSKRYSECGIRIGALITKNRKVHDTVMKFCQARLSPPLIGQIAANASLQENGAYMQHNFDEYKSRRDFLIERLNNIPGVYSPMPQGAFYTLAKLPLDDADAFCAWCLSDFRYQGQTIFMAPASGFYVTPGLGRNEVRIAYVLNKDDLNNALIVLEKALEAYPHTHKHECGALYSEADLQRR, from the coding sequence ATGCCGCACATATCCCAACGGGGCATACAGATGCCTCCTTCACCCATACGAAAACTGGCACCGCTTTCCGATGCGGCCAAAGCAAAGGGGGTAAAAGTATATCACCTCAATATCGGCCAGCCCGACCTCCCTTCTCCCACATCGGCATTGGATGCCATCCGCAATATCGACCGTACCACATTGGAATACAGTCCCAGTGACGGCTACCGGTTTTACCGGGAGAATTTGGTTGATTATTATAAAAAGTTTAATATCAGCCTTACTCCCGAAGAGATCATCGTCACTGCCGGCGGATCGGAAGCAGTACTCTATGCCTTTATGGCCTGTCTCAACCCGGACGATGAGATCATCGTCCCCGAGCCGGCTTATGCCAATTACATGGCTTTCGCCATTTCTGCCGGAGCGATCATCCGTACCATCCCCTCTACCATGGAAACGGGATTCGCCCTTCCCCCGGTAGAAGAGTTCGAGAAACTGATCAACGAACGTACCAAAGGGATCCTTATCTGCAATCCCAACAATCCCACGGGTTATGTCTATACGCCGCACGAAATGGAACAGATAAGGCAACTAGTAAAGAAATACGATCTCTACCTCTTTTCCGATGAGGTATACCGCGAATTTATCTACAACGATACACCTTACATTTCCGCCTGTCACCTGAAGGATGTCGAAGAGAATGTGGTGCTAATCGATTCGGTATCCAAAAGATATAGTGAGTGCGGTATCCGTATCGGGGCACTTATCACCAAGAACCGGAAGGTGCACGATACCGTCATGAAGTTCTGCCAGGCACGCCTGAGCCCTCCCCTAATCGGACAGATCGCAGCCAATGCATCGTTACAGGAGAACGGCGCATATATGCAACATAACTTCGACGAGTACAAGAGTCGCCGCGATTTCCTTATAGAACGGCTGAACAATATTCCCGGAGTCTATTCCCCCATGCCACAAGGAGCATTCTATACCCTGGCAAAGCTCCCTCTTGATGATGCCGATGCTTTCTGTGCTTGGTGCCTCTCCGATTTCCGCTATCAGGGTCAGACCATCTTCATGGCACCCGCATCCGGCTTCTATGTCACTCCCGGGTTGGGCAGAAATGAAGTTCGTATCGCTTATGTGCTCAATAAAGACGATCTAAACAATGCGCTCATAGTGCTGGAAAAAGCACTTGAAGCATATCCACATACCCATAAACATGAATGCGGAGCTCTTTATAGCGAGGCGGATTTACAAAGGCGATAA
- the queF gene encoding preQ(1) synthase has translation MQHKGLSHLGGKTEYKQDYAPEMLEAFDNKHPGNDYWVTFDCPEFTSLCPITGQPDFATIRIDYIPDIKMVESKSLKLYLFSFRNHGAFHEDCVNIIMKDLIRLMDPKYIEVTGIFTPRGGISIYPYANYGRKGTKYEKLAEERLFNYSFPVRNSVPSR, from the coding sequence ATGCAACACAAAGGACTCAGCCACCTGGGTGGCAAAACAGAATACAAGCAAGATTACGCACCGGAGATGCTGGAAGCATTCGACAATAAACATCCGGGAAACGACTATTGGGTTACATTCGACTGCCCGGAATTCACCAGCCTCTGCCCTATCACAGGCCAACCCGATTTTGCTACCATCCGCATCGACTATATACCCGATATAAAGATGGTGGAAAGCAAAAGCCTTAAGCTCTATCTTTTCAGTTTTCGCAATCACGGAGCCTTTCATGAAGATTGTGTGAACATCATCATGAAAGACCTGATCCGGCTGATGGATCCCAAATATATTGAGGTGACAGGTATCTTCACTCCCCGTGGAGGCATCAGCATCTATCCGTATGCCAATTATGGGCGGAAGGGTACCAAATACGAAAAACTAGCCGAAGAGCGACTTTTTAATTATTCGTTTCCGGTTCGTAATAGCGTACCCAGTCGATAA
- the queC gene encoding 7-cyano-7-deazaguanine synthase QueC: protein MKDYQEQDALVLFSGGQDSTTCLYWAKQQFRRTYALCFTYGQRHSQEVENARRIAEMAGTPFQVLDAGIISRLAPNSLTDFSVQMDEEQPAGSYPNTFVPGRNLLFLTFAATLAYAQGVKHLVTGVSEADYSGYPDCRDTFIRSANATLNLAMDNQFVIHTPLMWRNKKEVWRLADELGVFDIVKNETLTCYNGILAEGCGHCPACRLRNKGLQEYLAERENSL from the coding sequence ATGAAAGATTACCAAGAACAGGATGCCCTTGTGCTCTTCTCGGGCGGACAGGACTCCACGACCTGCCTCTATTGGGCAAAACAACAATTCAGACGCACCTACGCGCTCTGTTTCACCTACGGACAGCGTCACTCTCAGGAAGTTGAAAATGCACGACGGATCGCTGAAATGGCCGGCACTCCGTTTCAAGTATTGGATGCGGGTATCATCTCCCGATTGGCACCGAATTCACTGACCGATTTCTCCGTACAGATGGATGAAGAGCAACCGGCCGGCTCTTACCCTAATACTTTTGTTCCGGGCAGAAACCTGCTGTTCCTTACTTTTGCAGCAACCCTCGCCTACGCACAGGGAGTCAAACATTTAGTAACAGGGGTATCAGAAGCCGATTACAGCGGTTATCCGGATTGTCGCGATACTTTTATCCGCTCAGCCAATGCCACACTCAACCTCGCTATGGATAACCAGTTTGTGATCCATACGCCGCTTATGTGGCGCAATAAGAAAGAGGTATGGCGATTGGCTGATGAACTGGGTGTTTTCGATATTGTAAAAAATGAAACCCTTACCTGCTATAACGGAATTCTGGCCGAAGGATGCGGCCATTGTCCCGCCTGCCGGTTACGGAACAAGGGATTGCAGGAATATTTAGCAGAACGGGAAAACAGCCTGTAA